The DNA region GCGCCGAGCAGTGAATGGCCGAGCAGCGGATTGGAAGTAACGGCGATGACCGAGACCGAGACCGAGACCTACGAGACGATCCTGGTCGAGCGCAAGGGCCGGGTCGGGCTGATCACGCTCAACCGGCCCAAGGCGCTCAACGCGCTGAACACCCAGCTGATGAACGAGGTCGTGGCGGCCGCCACCGCCTTCGACCGGGACCCGGAGATCGGCTGTCTGGTGATCACCGGGTCGGAGAAGGCCTTCGCAGCGGGCGCCGACATCAAGGAGATGCAGGGCAACCGCTTCCCGGACGTCTACCTGGACGACTGGCTGGGCCCGTGGGACCGCATCGCCGCGCTGCGCAAGCCGGTGGTCGCGGCGGTGGCCGGATTCGCGCTGGGCGGCGGCTGCGAGCTCGCGATGATGTGCGACATCCTGCTGGCCGCGGACACCGCGAAGTTCGGGCAGCCGGAGATCAAGCTCGGGGTGCTCCCGGGCATCGGCGGCTCGCAGCGACTGACCCGCGCGATCGGCAAGGCGAAGGCGATGGACCTGTGCCTGACCGGTCGGATGATGGGCGCGGAGGAGGCGGAGCGGGCCGGCCTGGTCGCCCGGATCGTCCCGGCCGACCAGCTGCTGGCCGAGGCGCTCGCCACCGCCGAGGCCGTCGCGGCGATGTCCACTCCGGCCGCGATCATGCTCAAGGAGAGCGTCAACCGCTCCTTCGAGACCACGCTGGCCGAGGGCGTCCGCTTCGAGCGCCGACTGTTCCACTCGGTCTTCGCCACGGCCGACCAGAAGGAGGGCATGGCGGCCTTCGCCGAGAAGCGGGCGCCGAAGTTCGAGAACCGCTGACGGCGGACGGCTGGCGGCTGACGCGCGACGGATGACAGCTGACGGATTTCAGATGATGAAATCTGTCAGCTGTCATCCGTCATCTGTTTGCTGTCATCTGTTTGTTGTCATCTGTTTGTTGTCATCTGCTTGCTGCTTGCTGCCAGCCGTCCGCCGTCAGCTGTTACTCCCGCCCTCGTCAGCCCTCCTCCACCAGCACCGTGTTCAGCCGCGCCAGTCCGCTGCGGGTGGCGGCGACCACGATGCGGTCGCCCGGGGCCAGCCGCCGGGTGCGGTCCGCGAAGCCCCAGTGCAGCTGGTTGCTGCGGGCGAAGCGGGCGGCGATCACCCGGACCCCGCCCGGGTCCTCCAGGTCGTGCCGGTTCAGGCCGATCAGTCCGCTGCCGTCCTCCACCGTCAGCTCGGCGATCAGCAGCACGTGCCGGAACACGGACAGCGTCCCGCGCACTTCGCTGCCCATCAGGGCGGCGGCGAAGGCGGGCGCGGCCAGGTAGGAGACCGAGCGGGAGGCCGCGTTGTCCAGCGTCTTGTAGAAGTGGCCGGCGAAGTCGTCGTCGAACAGCCGGACCACGACCCGGACGTCGGGATTGCCGTGGCGCGCCTCCAGGGCCGCCTCCAGGTTGGTGGCGTCGTCCCCGCTGAGTGCGATCACCGCCCGGCTGTGCTTGAGCCGGGCCCGGCGCAGCTGTTCCTCGAACGGCCCGTCGCCCAGCACGACCGGGATGCCGAGCGCCCGGACGGCGGCGATGCCGCGGGCCTGCGGATCGCGCTCCATGCAGACCACCGGCACCCCCATCTCGTGCAGCTGGGTCGCGACCCGGGTGCCGACGTTGCCGAGTCCGACAACGATCACGTGGTCCCGGGTGCCCGCGCTCGGGTTGCGGGGCAGCCCGCGCCGCCCGGAGCCGAGCACCTCGACCGCGATGGCGGTGGCGACCGGCGCGAAGGTGATCCCGCAGATGGTGATCACCACCTGGGCGAC from Kitasatospora cathayae includes:
- a CDS encoding enoyl-CoA hydratase; translation: MTETETETYETILVERKGRVGLITLNRPKALNALNTQLMNEVVAAATAFDRDPEIGCLVITGSEKAFAAGADIKEMQGNRFPDVYLDDWLGPWDRIAALRKPVVAAVAGFALGGGCELAMMCDILLAADTAKFGQPEIKLGVLPGIGGSQRLTRAIGKAKAMDLCLTGRMMGAEEAERAGLVARIVPADQLLAEALATAEAVAAMSTPAAIMLKESVNRSFETTLAEGVRFERRLFHSVFATADQKEGMAAFAEKRAPKFENR